One genomic window of Chitinophagaceae bacterium includes the following:
- a CDS encoding putative metal-binding motif-containing protein, whose product MDDDGFGDLLDAGNSLCNNPGTGFSTNNTDCNDANSLINPSVVESCNTIDDNCNGTADDGLTFISYYADVDDDGFGDLLDAGNSLCNNPGTGFSTNNTDCNDTNSLINPSVVESCNTIDDNCNGTADDGLTFISYYADVDDDGFGNLLDAGNSLCNNPGTGFSTNNTDCNDANPLINPSALESCNTIDDNCNGTADDGLTFISYYADVDDDGFGDLLDTGNSLCNNPGTGFSTNNTDCNDGNPLINPAANESCNNIDDNCNGTADDGIVFITYFADLDHDGFGDLLDGGISLCNNPGTDYSTNNTDCNDGNPLISPIALEICNIIDDNCNGTADDGLLFIIYYVDLDNDGYGNLLDPGNTLCTNPGTGYSTINTDCNDANTFVHPFVLENCNGIDDDCNGTVDDAVGNITYYQDTDNDGFGNPDIQIDSCAQPSGFVISNTDCNDTLSAIFPGAAEICNGTDDNCNGSSDEGLFVAYYIDADQDGFGSSLDAGNSLCTNPGIGFSTNNTDCNDGNAAINPSAIENCNSIDDNCNGATDDGLIFTHYYADLDNDGFGDAFDPGISLCNNPGIGYSTSNTDCNDANSMISPAAVESCNGIDDNCNGTTDDGLVFVTYYPDQDQDGYGNLFQPGITLCNNPGIGYADNNADCYDVDAAINPGITEQCNGIDDNCNGNTDEGLVFAIYYTDADNDGFGNLLDAGNSLCNNPGTGFSLNNADCNDGSSLINPFGIEVCNSIDDNCNGTADEGLTFITYYADADHDGFGSLLDAGNSLCNNPGIGFAINNSDCNDGNAAINPSAIETCNSIDDNCNGTADDGLNFITYYADADNDGFGSLLDAGNSLCNNPGIGFAINNSDCNDGNAAINPSAIEICNSIDDNCNGTADDGLTFITYYADTDNDGFGNLLDAGNSLCVNPGTGFTTTNTDCNDVNAAINPSAIEICNSIDDNCNGTTDDGLSFITYYTDADNDEFGNLLDAGNSLCNNPGTGFSTTNTDCNDANPLINPAAIESCNTIDDNCNGSVDDGIIFITYFADLDHDEFGDLSDTGNSLCNNPGIGFSINNTDCNDGNPLINPIAIESCNGIDDNCNGSTDDGVTFVTYYPDMDMDGYGNLFQPGINLCNNPGTGYATNNTDCYDIDAGINPGITESCNGIDDNCNGNTDEGLAFTTYYADLDHDNFGDLMAVGNSLCNNPGTGFSTNHTDCNDGNPLINPAAIENCNTIDDNCNGTADDGLTFNTYYADADNDGFGDLLDAGNSLCNNPGTGFSTNNTDCNDANPLINPSAIEICNSLDDNCNGTTDDGIIFITYFADLDHDGFGDLLDSGNSLCNNPGTDYVTNNTDCNDGNPLINPAANESCNSIDDNCNGTADDGLLFTDYFIDLDHDGYGELLTAGNSLCNNPGIGFSTNNTDCNDGNPAINPGAVESCNGIDDNCNGPADDGVILTTYYADGDNDGFGNPDIQIDSCAQPSGFVISNTDCDDNLSAVFPGAAEVCNGTDDNCNGAADEGLFISYYIDADNDGFGNSGSTENSLCNDPGTGYSTNNTDCNDGNAAVNPSAFETCNNIDDNCDGTDDDGLIFITYYADADNDGFGSLLDAGNSLCTNPGIGFSTNNTDCNDGNAAINPSAIENCNSIDDNCNGATDDGLIFTHYYADLDNDGFGDAFDPGISLCNNPGIGFATSNTDCNDANSMISPAAVESCNGIDDNCNGTTDDGLVFVTYYPDQDQDGYGNLFQPGITLCNNPGIGYADNNADCYDVDAAINPGITEQCNGIDDNCNGNTDEGLVFAIYYTDADNDGFGNLLDAGNSLCNNPGTGFSLNNADCNDGSSLINPFGIEVCNSIDDNCNGTADEGLTFITYYADADHDGFGNLLDVGNSLCNNPGIEFAINNSDCNDGNAAINPSAIEICNTIDDNCNGTADDGLTFITYYADADNDGFGSLLDAGNSLCNNPGAGFSLNNTDCNDGNGIINPSAIEICNSIDDNCNGTADDGLTFITYYADTDNDGFGNLLDAGNSLCVNPGTGFTTTNTDCNDVNAAINPSAIESCNSIDDNCNGTADDGLIFTNYYPDLDNDNFGDAGDPGIALCNNPGIGYSTSNTDCNDANSLISPSAIESCNSIDDNCNGTTDDGLIFTNYYPDLDNDSYGDVTNPGISLCNNPGIGFSVSNSDCNDSNSLINPNAIESCNGIDDNCNGSTDDGLNFVTYYIDQDQDGYGNLFLAGNDLCNNPGTGYATNNEDCYDVDAEINPGITESCNGIDDNCNGNADEGLIFITYYTDADNDGFGNLLDAGNSLCNNPGTGYTTTNTDCNDGNAAINPSAAESCNNIDDNCNGTADDGLTFITYYADADNDGFGNLLGAGNSLCINPGTGFSTNNTDCNDGNSLINPSAIEICNGIDDNCNIAIDDGLTFITYYADFDNDGYGDLFGTGNSLCSTPGPGFSINNSDCNDQNPFINPTIAETCNGFDDNCNGSADDGLTFITYYTDLDMDGFGDLFDTGNSLCSNPGIGFSSNNTDCNDGNALINPLAIESCNNIDDNCNGTADDGLTFITYYADADNDGFGDLTDVGNSLCENPGFGFSSNNSDCNDGNALINPLAIESCNNVDDNCNGTADDGLTFITYYADADNDGFGSLLDAGNSLCNNPGIGFAINNSDCNDGNAAINPLAIEICNSIDDNCNGTADDGLTFITYYADADNDGFGDLTDVGNSLCENPGFGFSSNNTDCNDGNAAINPLAIETCNNIDDNCNGTSDDGLTFITYYADADNDGFGSLLDAGNSLCNNPGIGFAINNSDCNDGNAAINPSAIEICNNIDDNCNGTADDGLTFITYYTDADNDGFGSLLDAGNSLCNNPGIGFAINNTDCNDGNAAINPSAIESCNNIDDNCNGTADDGLTFITYYADADNDGFGSLLDAGNSLCNNPGIGFAINNTDCNDGNAAINPSAIETCNSIDDNCNGTSDDGLTFITYYTDADNDGFGSLLDAGNSLCNNPGIGFAINNTDCNDGNAAINPSAIESCNNIDDNCNGTADDGLTFITYYADADNDGFGSLLDAGNSLCNNPGIGFAINNSDCNDGNAAINPSAIEICNNIDDNCNGTADDGLTFITYYADADNDGFGSLLDAGNSLCNNPGIGFAINNSDCNDGNAAINPSAIESCNNIDDNCNGTADDGLTFVTYYADADNDGFGSLLDPGNSLCNNPGTGFSTNNTDCNDGNAAINPLAIETCNTIDDNCNGTADDGLTFITYYADADNDGFGSLLDAGNSLCNNPGIGFAINNTDCNDGNAAINPLAIEICNSIDDDCNGTADDGLTFITYYADADNDGFGSLLDAGNSLCNNPGIGFAINNTDCNDGNAAINPSAIENCNSIDDNCNGTADDGLTFITYYADADNDGFGSLLDAGNSFCKNPGIGFAS is encoded by the coding sequence GTGGATGATGATGGGTTTGGTGATTTATTGGATGCAGGTAATTCATTGTGTAATAATCCGGGAACAGGATTTTCAACGAACAATACAGATTGCAATGATGCGAATTCATTGATCAATCCTTCAGTTGTTGAAAGTTGTAACACCATTGATGATAACTGCAATGGAACGGCTGATGACGGATTGACTTTCATTAGTTATTACGCTGATGTGGATGATGATGGATTTGGTGATTTATTGGATGCAGGTAATTCATTGTGTAATAATCCGGGAACAGGATTTTCAACGAACAATACAGATTGCAATGACACGAATTCATTGATCAATCCTTCAGTTGTTGAAAGTTGTAACACCATTGATGATAACTGCAATGGAACGGCTGATGACGGATTGACTTTCATTAGTTATTACGCTGATGTGGATGATGATGGGTTTGGAAATTTATTGGATGCAGGTAATTCATTGTGTAATAATCCGGGAACAGGATTTTCAACGAACAATACAGATTGTAATGACGCGAATCCACTGATCAATCCTTCAGCCCTTGAAAGTTGTAACACCATTGATGATAACTGCAATGGCACGGCTGATGACGGATTAACTTTCATTAGTTATTACGCTGATGTGGATGATGATGGATTTGGTGATTTATTGGATACAGGTAATTCATTGTGTAATAATCCGGGAACAGGATTTTCAACGAACAATACAGATTGCAATGATGGAAATCCCCTCATCAATCCTGCAGCCAACGAAAGTTGCAATAACATTGATGATAACTGCAATGGCACCGCCGATGATGGAATTGTCTTCATAACTTACTTCGCCGATCTCGATCATGATGGATTTGGCGATTTGCTGGATGGAGGAATTTCGCTTTGCAATAATCCCGGCACCGATTATTCTACAAACAATACCGATTGCAATGATGGCAATCCACTCATCAGTCCCATTGCACTTGAAATTTGTAATATCATTGATGATAATTGCAATGGAACTGCTGATGATGGTTTACTATTCATTATTTATTATGTTGACTTAGACAATGATGGTTATGGTAATTTGCTGGATCCCGGTAACACGCTCTGTACCAATCCGGGAACCGGGTATTCCACAATCAATACAGATTGCAATGATGCGAACACTTTTGTTCATCCCTTTGTTCTTGAAAACTGTAATGGCATTGATGATGACTGCAATGGCACAGTGGATGATGCTGTTGGGAATATTACTTATTATCAGGATACCGATAACGACGGATTTGGAAATCCTGACATTCAGATTGATTCCTGCGCACAGCCCTCCGGCTTCGTCATAAGCAATACTGACTGCAATGATACGCTTAGTGCCATTTTCCCAGGCGCTGCTGAAATATGCAATGGCACTGATGACAATTGCAATGGTTCTTCAGACGAAGGACTATTCGTAGCCTACTACATCGATGCTGATCAGGATGGCTTCGGAAGTTCATTGGATGCAGGAAATTCACTTTGCACAAATCCGGGAATTGGATTCTCGACAAATAATACGGATTGCAATGATGGAAATGCTGCCATCAATCCTTCCGCAATAGAAAATTGTAACAGCATCGACGACAATTGCAACGGAGCAACAGATGACGGTTTGATTTTCACACATTATTATGCTGATCTGGATAATGATGGTTTTGGTGATGCATTTGATCCGGGAATTTCACTATGTAACAATCCGGGAATTGGCTATTCAACCAGTAATACAGATTGTAATGATGCCAATTCAATGATCAGTCCTGCTGCTGTTGAAAGCTGCAATGGCATTGACGACAACTGTAACGGAACAACGGATGACGGATTGGTCTTTGTCACTTATTACCCTGATCAGGATCAGGATGGATATGGCAACTTATTTCAACCAGGAATTACTTTGTGTAACAATCCCGGAATAGGTTATGCCGACAATAATGCAGATTGCTATGATGTTGACGCTGCCATTAATCCAGGTATAACAGAACAGTGCAATGGCATTGACGACAATTGCAATGGCAATACTGATGAAGGATTGGTCTTTGCAATTTATTACACCGATGCTGATAATGATGGATTTGGGAATTTACTGGATGCCGGTAATTCGCTTTGTAATAATCCAGGAACAGGATTTTCCTTAAACAATGCTGATTGCAATGATGGAAGTTCACTCATCAACCCTTTCGGAATTGAAGTCTGCAACAGCATTGATGACAACTGCAATGGAACGGCTGATGAAGGATTGACTTTCATCACCTATTACGCAGATGCTGACCATGATGGATTTGGAAGTTTGTTGGATGCAGGAAATTCTTTGTGTAATAATCCGGGAATTGGATTCGCTATTAATAATTCTGATTGCAATGATGGAAATGCAGCAATCAATCCTTCAGCAATTGAAACTTGTAACAGCATTGATGATAACTGCAACGGCACTGCTGATGATGGCTTGAACTTCATCACTTATTACGCTGATGCTGACAATGATGGATTTGGAAGTTTACTGGATGCAGGAAATTCTTTGTGTAATAATCCGGGAATTGGATTCGCCATTAATAATTCTGATTGCAATGATGGAAATGCTGCAATCAATCCTTCAGCAATAGAAATTTGTAACAGTATTGATGATAATTGCAATGGAACGGCTGATGATGGATTGACCTTTATCACTTATTATGCGGATACGGATAATGATGGATTCGGAAATTTGCTGGATGCTGGAAATTCACTTTGTGTAAATCCAGGGACAGGATTTACGACTACCAACACTGATTGTAACGATGTAAATGCTGCTATCAATCCTTCAGCGATTGAAATCTGCAACAGCATTGACGATAATTGCAATGGAACGACTGATGATGGTTTGAGCTTCATTACCTACTATACAGATGCTGATAATGATGAATTCGGAAATTTACTTGACGCGGGCAATTCGTTATGCAACAATCCTGGGACAGGCTTTTCAACCACCAACACAGATTGCAATGACGCGAATCCTCTAATCAATCCTGCTGCCATTGAAAGTTGTAACACCATTGATGATAACTGCAATGGATCGGTTGATGATGGAATCATCTTCATTACCTATTTCGCAGATTTGGATCATGACGAATTTGGTGATTTATCAGATACCGGGAATTCATTGTGTAATAATCCGGGAATTGGATTTTCAATCAACAACACAGACTGTAATGATGGTAATCCGCTCATCAATCCTATCGCTATCGAAAGCTGTAACGGCATTGATGATAACTGTAACGGAAGTACAGATGATGGAGTTACTTTTGTTACTTATTATCCTGATATGGATATGGATGGATATGGAAATTTATTTCAGCCAGGAATTAATTTGTGTAACAATCCAGGAACTGGTTATGCCACTAACAATACGGACTGTTACGATATTGACGCTGGCATTAATCCCGGTATAACAGAATCCTGCAATGGCATTGACGACAATTGCAATGGCAATACTGATGAAGGATTGGCCTTCACAACTTATTACGCTGACCTGGATCATGACAACTTCGGCGATTTAATGGCTGTTGGAAATTCGCTCTGTAACAATCCGGGAACAGGATTTTCCACGAATCATACAGATTGCAATGACGGGAATCCGCTGATCAATCCTGCTGCTATTGAAAATTGTAACACCATTGATGATAACTGCAATGGCACGGCTGATGACGGATTGACTTTCAACACTTATTACGCTGATGCTGACAATGATGGATTTGGTGATTTATTGGATGCAGGTAATTCATTGTGTAATAATCCCGGAACAGGATTTTCAACAAACAATACAGATTGCAATGATGCAAATCCATTGATCAATCCTTCAGCTATAGAAATTTGTAACAGCCTTGATGATAATTGTAACGGAACCACTGATGATGGAATCATCTTCATTACCTACTTCGCCGATCTCGATCATGACGGATTTGGTGATTTGCTCGATTCGGGAAATTCACTTTGCAATAATCCGGGAACCGACTATGTTACGAATAATACAGATTGCAATGATGGAAATCCCCTCATCAATCCTGCAGCCAACGAAAGTTGCAATAGCATAGACGATAACTGTAATGGAACGGCTGATGATGGATTGCTCTTTACAGATTATTTCATAGATCTGGATCACGATGGTTATGGTGAGCTGCTCACTGCTGGAAATTCGCTTTGTAATAATCCGGGCATTGGATTTTCCACCAACAATACGGATTGCAATGATGGAAATCCTGCCATCAATCCCGGAGCTGTTGAAAGTTGTAATGGTATTGATGATAACTGCAACGGCCCAGCCGATGACGGGGTTATACTTACTACCTATTATGCAGATGGAGACAACGATGGATTCGGAAATCCTGACATACAGATTGATTCCTGTGCACAGCCTTCAGGGTTTGTAATCAGCAACACGGATTGCGATGACAATCTAAGTGCTGTTTTTCCAGGCGCTGCTGAAGTATGCAATGGCACTGATGACAACTGTAATGGTGCGGCAGATGAAGGTTTATTCATTTCATATTATATCGATGCTGACAATGATGGATTCGGCAATTCCGGCAGTACAGAAAATTCGTTGTGCAATGATCCTGGTACAGGATATTCAACCAACAACACCGATTGCAACGATGGAAATGCTGCCGTCAATCCTTCAGCTTTCGAAACTTGTAATAACATCGACGACAATTGCGATGGAACAGATGATGATGGATTGATCTTTATCACCTATTACGCAGATGCTGACAATGATGGATTTGGAAGTTTGTTGGATGCAGGAAATTCACTTTGCACAAATCCGGGAATTGGATTCTCGACAAATAATACGGATTGCAATGATGGAAATGCTGCCATCAATCCTTCCGCAATAGAAAATTGTAACAGCATCGACGACAATTGCAACGGAGCAACAGATGACGGTTTGATTTTTACACATTATTATGCTGATCTGGATAATGATGGTTTTGGTGATGCATTTGATCCGGGAATTTCACTATGTAACAATCCGGGAATTGGTTTTGCAACCAGTAATACAGATTGTAATGATGCCAATTCAATGATCAGTCCTGCTGCTGTTGAAAGCTGCAATGGCATTGACGACAACTGTAACGGAACAACGGATGACGGATTGGTCTTTGTCACTTATTACCCTGATCAGGATCAGGATGGATATGGCAACTTATTTCAACCAGGAATTACTTTGTGTAACAATCCCGGAATAGGTTATGCCGACAATAATGCAGATTGCTATGATGTTGACGCTGCCATTAATCCAGGTATAACAGAACAGTGCAATGGCATTGACGACAATTGCAATGGCAATACTGATGAAGGATTGGTCTTTGCAATTTATTACACCGATGCTGATAATGATGGATTTGGGAATTTACTGGATGCCGGTAATTCGCTTTGTAATAATCCAGGAACAGGATTTTCCTTAAACAATGCTGATTGCAATGATGGAAGTTCACTCATCAACCCTTTCGGAATTGAAGTCTGCAACAGCATTGATGACAACTGCAATGGAACGGCTGATGAAGGATTGACTTTCATCACCTATTACGCAGATGCTGACCATGATGGATTCGGAAATTTGCTGGATGTCGGAAATTCTTTGTGTAATAATCCGGGAATTGAATTCGCTATTAATAATTCTGATTGCAATGATGGAAATGCAGCAATCAATCCTTCAGCAATTGAAATTTGCAACACCATTGATGATAACTGCAATGGAACGGCTGATGATGGATTGACCTTCATCACTTATTACGCAGATGCTGATAATGATGGATTTGGAAGTTTGCTGGATGCAGGAAATTCTTTGTGTAATAATCCGGGAGCAGGATTTTCCTTAAACAATACCGATTGTAACGATGGGAATGGAATCATCAATCCTTCAGCAATAGAAATTTGTAACAGCATTGATGATAATTGCAACGGAACGGCTGATGATGGATTGACCTTTATCACTTATTATGCGGATACGGATAATGACGGATTCGGAAATTTGCTGGATGCTGGAAATTCACTTTGTGTAAATCCTGGGACAGGATTTACGACTACCAACACTGATTGTAACGATGTAAATGCTGCTATCAATCCTTCAGCGATAGAAAGCTGCAATAGTATCGACGACAACTGCAATGGAACTGCTGACGACGGATTGATCTTTACAAATTATTATCCCGATCTGGACAATGACAATTTTGGTGACGCAGGTGATCCCGGAATTGCACTATGTAATAATCCCGGAATTGGCTATTCAACAAGTAATACGGATTGCAATGATGCAAATTCACTAATCAGTCCTTCTGCAATTGAAAGTTGCAATAGCATAGATGACAACTGCAACGGAACGACGGATGATGGATTGATCTTCACTAATTATTATCCTGATCTTGACAATGACAGTTATGGTGATGTAACTAATCCCGGAATTTCACTATGTAATAATCCTGGAATTGGCTTTTCAGTTAGTAATAGTGATTGTAATGACAGCAATTCACTTATCAATCCTAACGCTATTGAAAGTTGCAATGGCATTGATGACAACTGCAATGGATCAACCGATGACGGATTGAACTTTGTCACTTATTACATTGATCAGGATCAGGATGGATATGGAAACTTATTTCTGGCAGGAAATGATTTGTGCAACAATCCGGGAACCGGTTATGCCACTAACAATGAAGACTGCTATGATGTTGACGCTGAAATTAATCCCGGCATTACCGAATCGTGCAATGGCATTGACGATAATTGCAACGGCAATGCTGATGAAGGATTGATCTTTATCACCTATTACACGGATGCTGACAATGATGGATTTGGAAATTTGCTGGATGCCGGTAATTCTTTGTGTAATAATCCCGGAACAGGTTATACAACCACCAACACTGATTGTAACGACGGGAATGCTGCAATCAATCCTTCAGCAGCAGAAAGCTGCAATAACATTGACGACAACTGCAACGGAACGGCTGATGATGGCTTAACCTTCATCACTTATTACGCAGATGCTGACAATGATGGATTTGGAAATTTACTGGGTGCCGGTAATTCTTTGTGTATTAATCCAGGAACAGGATTTTCAACGAACAATACAGATTGTAATGATGGAAATTCACTTATCAATCCTTCGGCTATTGAAATTTGTAACGGCATTGATGACAATTGCAACATAGCAATTGATGATGGATTAACATTTATCACTTACTACGCTGATTTTGACAATGATGGTTATGGAGATTTGTTTGGAACGGGAAATTCATTGTGCAGTACTCCAGGGCCGGGATTTTCAATTAACAATTCCGATTGCAACGATCAGAATCCGTTCATCAATCCTACTATTGCGGAAACCTGTAATGGCTTCGACGACAACTGTAATGGTTCTGCTGACGATGGTTTGACCTTCATTACCTACTATACCGATCTTGACATGGATGGGTTTGGTGATTTATTCGACACCGGAAATTCTCTTTGTTCAAATCCAGGCATTGGATTTTCAAGCAACAATACTGATTGCAACGATGGAAATGCACTTATCAATCCATTAGCAATTGAAAGCTGCAACAATATCGATGATAATTGCAACGGAACGGCTGATGATGGATTGACTTTCATCACCTATTACGCAGATGCTGACAATGATGGATTTGGTGATTTAACCGATGTTGGAAATTCTCTTTGCGAAAATCCTGGCTTTGGATTTTCAAGCAACAATAGTGATTGCAACGATGGAAATGCACTTATCAATCCGTTAGCAATTGAAAGCTGCAACAATGTCGATGATAATTGCAACGGAACGGCTGATGATGGATTGACTTTCATCACTTATTACGCAGATGCTGACAATGATGGATTTGGAAGTTTGTTGGATGCAGGAAATTCTTTGTGTAATAATCCGGGAATTGGATTCGCCATTAATAATTCTGATTGCAATGATGGAAATGCTGCAATCAATCCTTTAGCAATAGAAATTTGTAACAGCATTGATGATAACTGCAATGGAACAGCTGATGATGGATTGACCTTCATCACCTATTACGCTGATGCTGACAATGATGGATTTGGTGATTTAACCGATGTTGGAAATTCTCTTTGCGAAAATCCTGGCTTTGGATTTTCAAGCAACAATACTGATTGCAATGATGGAAATGCTGCAATCAATCCTTTAGCAATTGAAACTTGTAACAACATTGATGATAACTGCAATGGAACGTCTGATGATGGATTGACCTTCATCACTTATTACGCAGATGCTGACAATGATGGATTTGGAAGTTTGCTGGATGCAGGAAATTCTTTGTGTAATAATCCGGGAATTGGATTCGCCATTAATAATTCTGATTGCAATGATGGAAATGCTGCAATCAATCCTTCAGCAATAGAAATTTGTAACAACATTGATGATAACTGCAACGGAACGGCTGATGATGGATTGACCTTCATCACCTATTATACTGATGCTGACAATGATGGATTTGGAAGTTTGTTGGATGCAGGAAATTCTTTGTGTAATAATCCGGGAATTGGATTCGCCATTAATAATACTGATTGCAATGATGGAAATGCTGCAATCAATCCTTCAGCAATAGAAAGCTGCAACAACATTGATGATAACTGCAACGGAACGGCTGATGATGGATTGACTTTCATCACCTATTATGCTGATGCTGACAATGATGGATTTGGAAGTTTGTTGGATGCAGGAAATTCTTTGTGTAATAATCCGGGAATTGGATTCGCCATTAATAATACTGATTGCAATGATGGAAATGCGGCAATCAATCCTTCAGCAATAGAAACTTGTAACAGCATTGATGATAACTGCAATGGAACATCTGATGATGGCCTGACCTTCATCACCTATTATACTGATGCTGACAATGATGGATTTGGAAGTTTGCTGGATGCAGGAAATTCTTTGTGTAATAATCCTGGAATTGGATTCGCCATTAATAATACTGATTGCAATGATGGAAATGCTGCAATCAATCCTTCAGCAATAGAAAGCTGTAACAACATTGATGATAACTGCAATGGAACGGCTGATGATGGATTGACCTTCATCACCTATTACGCAGATGCTGACAATGATGGATTTGGAAGTTTGCTGGATGCAGGAAATTCTTTGTGTAATAATCCCGGAATTGGATTCGCCATTAATAATTCTGATTGCAATGATGGAAATGCCGCAATCAATCCTTCAGCAATAGAAATTTGTAACAACATTGATGATAACTGCAATGGAACGGCTGATGATGGATTGACCTTCATCACTTATTACGCAGATGCTGACAATGATGGATTTGGAAGTTTGCTGGATGCAGGAAATTCTTTGTGTAATAATCCGGGAATTGGATTCGCCATTAATAATTCTGATTGCAATGATGGAAATGCTGCAATCAATCCTTCAGCAATAGAAAGCTGTAACAACATTGATGATAACTGCAATGGAACAGCAGATGATGGATTAACCTTTGTAACTTATTACGCTGATGCTGACAATGATGGATTTGGAAGTTTGTTGGATCCAGGAAATTCTTTGTGTAATAATCCGGGAACAGGATTTTCAACGAACAATACAGATTGTAATGATGGAAATGCAGCAATCAATCCTTTAGCAATTGAAACTTGTAACACCATTGATGATAACTGCAATGGAACGGCTGATGATGGATTGACCTTCATCACCTATTATGCTGATGCTGACAATGATGGATTTGGAAGTTTGTTGGATGCAGGAAATTCACTGTGTAACAATCCCGGAATTGGATTCGCCATTAATAATACTGATTGCAATGACGGAAATGCTGCAATCAATCCTTTAGCAATAGAAATTTGTAACAGCATTGATGATGACTGCAATGGAACGGCTGATGATGGCCTGACCTTCATCACTTATTACGCAGATGCTGACAATGATGGATTTGGAAGTTTGTTGGATGCAGGAAATTCTTTGTGTAATAATCCGGGAATTGGATTCGCCATTAATAATACTGATTGCAATGATGGAAATGCTGCAATCAATCCTTCAGCAATAGAAAATTGTAATAGCATTGATGATAACTGCAATGGAACAGCAGATGATGGATTGACCTTCATCACTTATTACGCAGATGCTGACAATGATGGATTTGGAAGTTTGTTGGATGCAGGAAATTCTTTTTGCAAAAATCCGGGAATTGGATTCGCCAGCTAA
- a CDS encoding putative metal-binding motif-containing protein codes for MDAGNSLCNNPGTGFSTNNTDCNDANSLINPSVVESCNTIDDNCNGTADEGIIFITLLR; via the coding sequence TTGGATGCAGGTAATTCTCTTTGCAATAATCCGGGAACTGGCTTTTCAACTAACAATACAGATTGCAATGACGCGAATTCACTGATCAATCCTTCAGTTGTTGAAAGTTGTAACACCATTGATGATAACTGCAATGGAACGGCTGATGAGGGAATAATCTTCATTACGTTATTACGCTGA